The following is a genomic window from Nitrospira sp. CR1.1.
TGTCTATACGCCAGACGGCAATGTCAGCGACATCTACGACAACCTGGTGGCGGGAGGAGGCGGGGATCAGCACTTGAGCTATGACAGCTTGAGTCGGCTGACCTTGGCGAACGGTCCTTATGGGACCAGCGGGACCAATACGTCACTCACGTACACCTACGATGAACTGGGGAATCTGACCTTCAATACCCAGGTAGGCACCTACACCTATCCCCCTAGCGGCTCGAGCAGTGTCCGTCCCCATGCGGTTGCGACCGCCGGCAGTAATACCTACAGTTACGACGCGAATGGCAACCTGACCAGCGGGGCGGGGCGCACGCTGACCTACAATCTCGAGAACAAGCCCGTAACGGTGACGACGGCGGGCCAAACTACCACCTTCGTCTATGACGGCGACGGCGAGCGGGTCAAAAAGAACGCAGGGTCCACGACCACGCGGTATATCAGTAAGCTCTACGAGTGTGACAACACGAGTTGTTCACGGATGATCTTCGCGGGCGGACAACGCATTGCGACCATCGGTTCCGGTGGAGCGACCTACTATTACCATGCGGACCACCTCGGCTCATCGAGTGTGATCACCGACAGCACGGGGTTGAAGGTTCAGTCCATCGCATATTATCCGTACGGCGCGCCACGCATGAATCAGAGCTTGATCACACCGGTCATCGACGTACCGTATAAGTATACGGGTAAGGAGCTCGATAGTACCACAAACCTCTACTACTACGAGGCACGCTACTACGATGCGACTATAGGGCGCTTTATGAGTGCAGATACGATCGTTCAAAACCCAAAGGATCCTCAGACGCTAAATCGCTATACATATGTACGAAACAATCCCTATAGGTACACAGATCCAACTGGTCAGCGCTTCCTGGGCGATGTGGGGAAATTCCTGGGCCGCTATGTAGCGCCCGTAGTGTCGGGGGCTATAGGCTATTGGGTTTGTGGCCCAGCGGGACCGATTTGCGCCGGCGCAGCATCAGGACTTACACAAGCTGCGGTTGCGCAATCCGAAGGAAAAAATGCCAATTTGGTAAGAGGAACTTTGGGCGGAGCTGCAGGTGTCGTTGCGATGGGAGTTGCGAATACGCTTCCGGTTTGCGCACAGCTTGGCGGTGCATGTGGATTTGCGGCATCCGGTGCAACCTATGCCGCAATTAACAAGAGAGACCCGAGAGAAGGGGCAAAGCAAGGCTTGATAGGGGGCGCGATTGCATTGCCTATCATAGTGGCAACATCGTATATAAATGCCAGCGGTCCCTCAGGTTCAAGAGAATTGACCCCTGATGAAGTTGAATTAGCCCGATCTGTTTTTAGTGAGAAGGTCGATCTATCGTCCGTGCGGATTTACAACTCTAAATACATTTTATTGCAGGGGCAACGATTTGCCATGGCTCCAGACGGAAATATCTATTGGCCACAGGATAATGGCAATATGGCTAACAGTTTCCCAAAACTGTTCATTCACGAAATGACTCATGTTATGCAATTTCAACACGGCATCAATGTGCTATTTCAAGGGTTTCTCCTACAAGGCGCGAAATACTTGAGTGGTCAGCTGTATGACCCCTACAAATTTAGTTATGATAAGGACCGCCTATTCAGTGATTATAATATTGAACAGCAAGGTGAATATGCCGTAGAAATCTATAAAGGTACGTACCCTTCAACCGCAATAGACTATTGAAAAATGGCAAGAAATCCGTTGATTTTCATTGTACTGCTAGCAGTTATTTCCTGTACCTTTTTGTCTTGCTCCCGGGGCTTTATTGTGACAGTGGAGGGTAAATATGGCGACGCAGTTTATTTCCGTTTCCATGACCCTGTCGACGGTAAGATTACGAAGTACAACGTAATCGAGCTCATCATTCAAGAGAAAAAGGAGGGTAATCAGTGGGATGTAATTTGGGCTTTAAGTGGGGAGCAATCGATTGATGAGGTGCAATATGGTAAGAAATATGAGGGCTTCAACGAGATTACCCAACCACGGGTCCTTTCGCTGAAAGGGGAATATCGTGTGCACGTCAAGGATATGCCAAGGTTCGAGCCTCCTGGATACGGCTATGCCCGATTTACATTCAATGAAAGTGGGGAAATAGTCATGCTGAGATAAGTGAAAATTACCGTTGGTCCCCACCAGATCTGTGCGATTCGGAGACATCGGTTCACTTTTCTTGGGCCTAAAATCTCGCTTCGATATGGCGCCTGAGTGCTAAGTCTGTTTGGTAGTGAATCACCTGGAATCGCTCACCAGTCGGGTCATACTTGGATTCGACCTCATCCCAAACCGACGTGGCTTCCTGCTTGGCACAGAACGTTTCGATTGGTTTGTGCTCGTTCAACGAGCCATGAGGCCGAGCCCAGTTGTAGTGGTGTTGCCACTCGGCCAACCGCAATTCCACGTCAGGTGTTCGCGGATCAGTCACAGCCCAGAATTCTTCGCGGTTGGTTTTCTGCGAGCGTTCGACTTTGCCATTCAAATGCGGAGAGGCCGGTCGATTGGGGCGGAATTTGATGCAGTGGTCCATGAGCCACTGCTGAGCGGCCATCGCGAAGAATTCGCGACCGCGATCCGTTTGGACCCGCTGCACAGGAAACGGCATTTCTTCGATGACAGGGTCCAAGAAGACCAGCGTGCTGGCCGCAGTGCGTCGAGGGAACACGGCTAGACGCGATAGAGTGTGCAGTCATCGACGGCCGTATACTGATAACAGCCCGGGGCAATCTTACACGTGTCGAGTTGCACGCGGTCTCCAGGAATCAGTCGGGCATACTGATGGCGTGACTTCCGTCGAGCTGGGCGAACCAAAGGGAGCACCTGATTGGTAACCAATACCTTGTGAATCGAGTCGAGCGAGAGGCAGAGATCATGATGGCGCCGCAATTCGTGTTGAATCCGGCGCGCCCCTAACTTCCGCTCCGTACGCAGACTCAGAATCAAGGCGCCTCGTGCTCGAAAATGCGTCGGTTTGGAGATCGGGTGAGACGGCGGCTGCGACTGAGCTTCGCGATCCTTCGCTCAAGGTGGTCGAATACGTTTTATGCCATGGGTACCTCTCTGGTCAACTTCTGGTTTTGGTCGCAGGGATAATCTCCATTGTACTAAGCGCGCGGTAACCTCTCGGTTTCTCTATCTGCCTGATACGGCTGGCGGAGCTGCTTCCAGGGATCGTTCCCTCCTTTTGAGTCCCTACCACTGGGGAGATTGTCGATTTAGGTATTCCGGGGTACACCTGATGAACGCCCATTCCAAATGTTCTTGGTTCTCTGCGACGGCTGAGTGTCTAAGGGGATGGTGCAATAGGGTGCAAAAGAATTCTTTCCGGGAGACCTGCTGTATGCGTGAACCCGCTTCGCGACCATGGTCTGGACTCACGTCTCTGGTCCTCGTGGTGACGTTGTTGGCTGGTTGTGCCTCACCGACCTTGCGACGCGCTGAGCGCTTGGCCGAGGACGGCGAATGGGATAAAGCCGTGGTGGCCTATCGGGATGCCCTCAAGACGGACCCTTTCGATGAAGCGCTCAAAGACAAACTCGAGGCCGCCAAGCAACAGGCGGCGGTCCCCCATTACAGCAATGGACGTCGGGCATTGGAGGAGCGTCGCATCGCGGACGCCCTGACTGAGTTTAAGGCCGCGCTTGGCCTTGACCCGACGAAGGTGGAGCACCATACGGGCATGGCGGATGCGCTCCGACTGAAGGAAGCGAACGATCAACTGCACATGGCCGATAAGCTGCTCAACCTGGGCCGTACCGAGGAAGCCCTCACGGCCTATGAACGGGCGGTCGAACTCGATCCGCATCTGACGCAAGCCCTGACTCACATCACCGAGATCACGGCACAACAGCGCTCCACGAAGATGTTCGGCGGATCCAGCCAGCCCATTTCGCTCCGATTCCAAAACGCCAAGCTCAAAGAGGTCTTCGAAATCGTCGCACGGACGGCCGGCCTGAATGTGATCTTCGATAAAGAAGTGCGGGACGAACCGATCACGATCTTCCTCAAGGAGATGGCGTTCGACGATGCGCTGAACCTCATCCTGAATACCAATGGCATGGTTGCCCAACGGGTGGCGCCCGAGACGCTGTTGATCATGCCGAACAACAAGCAGAAGCAGGCGCAATATCAGGATCTCCTGATGCGGACGTACTACTTGAATAATGCGAAGGCCAAAGACGCGGTGAATTTGCTCAGGACGATGTTGGAGAGCAAGCATATTTATGTCGATGAGAAGGTGAATGCGATCGTCGTACGTGAGGAGCCGGTAAAGCTGCAACTCGCTGAGAAATTACTCTTTGCGATCGATCGCCGTGAACCGGAGGTGGAGCTGGACGTCGAGGTGCTGGAGGTTAATCGCACGAAGAGTCTGAAGTACGGACTGAACTATGCCAAACAAGCCGGAACAGGACTGGTCCCGACGGGCGGATCGGGGGGGATCTCCACGGCGACAACTCAGTTTACGTATCAGCAGCTCACCTCCATTGGTCCACAAAGTTATCTGTTTACCTTGCCTGCGAGCGTCATCCTGGACTTTTTCAAACAGGAGTCCGATGCCCAGACCCTAGCCTCTCCCAAACTCCGCGTGATGAATAATAAGGCTGCATCCATCAACGTCGGCGACAAGCAGCCGATCTTGCTCTCCACGACGAACGTGTTGCCGGGTCAAGCTGCAACGGGCGCGGTGCCGACGACCTCCACGGTCACCTCCATTGAGTTCAAGGACGTGGGCGTCAAATTGACGGTCGAACCGACCATCAATTTGATGAACGAAGTGATGATGAAGATCAAGGTGGAGGTCACGCGGTTGGGCGATCAAGTGACCCTGCAGGCCGCGCCGGAGATCAAACAGTTTAAATTCGGCACGCGCACGGCAGAAACGGTCTTGATGTTGAAGGATGACGAAACGGTCGTGCTCGCGGGCCTCATTCAGGACGAAAAACGTAAGACTAAGTCCACCATCCCTTTCATCGGCGACATTCCCATCCTTGGCGACATTTTGACCTCCAAGCAGGATGATCGAGTGTCCACGGAGGTCGTGTTGACGATTACGCCTCGCGTGGTTCGTAACATGGATCTCCCGTCCTCGGCCGCACAGGCCTTTTGGTCGGGGACCGAGAATACCTTCGCGACATCGCAGCTCTATGCTCCGCAAGCGATCCCTGTGTCGCAGGCAACGAGTCAGAGCCAACGGCCGCATCCTGCTCCCGATTCGTTGGGATCGAAGCCAGGTATGCCTGCAGTCCCACCGAGTAGCGGGGCTCCAGCAATCGATACGGGATTGCCCGCTGGAGCAGGATCGGCACAGGAGGCACTTCCGCCATCAGGTCTTCCTACAGTGCCGAACGGGCAGGGCATAGTTCCCATGACCCCTGGCTCAGGTGGAGAGCGGGCGACCGGATCTCTGGTGCTCCGGCCGTTGGATGTATCCGCCGCAGTCGGGCAAGAGTTTCGAGTTGACCTGACGGCGTTGCATCTCGAACAGATCAGCGAGACCTCAGTCACCGTGACATTTGATCCCAAGCTCTTGGAGTTCCATCGAGTGACACCCGGGATGGTTGCACTGGCGTCTCGCACGGCCGAGGGCCAGGTCATGCTGACGCTGCGCCGCGATGGTGCCGTGCCGTCAGGCGAAGGGCTCCTCGCCATGCTGTTTTTCCAGGCCAAAGCCCCAGGACAGATTCCGCTGGATCTCCAGGTGTTGCCCGGGAAGGCCTCGCCGGCGGGGACTGATGTCACGGGCACCAGCCGCGCCATCATTCGGGCGCGATGAGGTCAATGGTGAGAGACACACCCCGACATGGCAACCGAGGCTTCACCCTCGTCGAACTGATGATGGTTGTGACGATTGTGGGAATTCTCGCGACGTTGGCGATTCCCTCATTTCAACGCTCGGTCATCAAGGCCCGTGAGGGGACGCTCAAGTATGACCTGGCCACTATGCGTGACGTGCTGGACCAGTATCGGGCGGACAAGGGAACCTATCCCCCAGCGCTGGGCGAGTTAGTGCAGGTGGGCTATCTCAAGCGGATTCCCGTCGATCCGTTTACCCACTCGGACCAAACCTGGCAGGTGATGGCCGATGAAGGAGAGAGCGGCGGCATTGCCGATATCCACAGTGGCAGTCCGCTCGTCGGACCAGAGGGCACTCCCTATAACACATGGTAGGTGTATGGACCGTCGTTCCCGAATCCGTACAGTCGCCGTTACGCTGATGGCCAGTGGTGTGATGCTGGTGGGGTGTGCAAGCCAGCGTCAGGATCGTCTTGCTTCCACTGACACACGGGAGCAGGTCCTGGCGGTGGCACGGGAGCGCGAAGCGGAGCTCTCGATGCTCCGGGCCGAGATGGCTGCGACCCGGATCGCCGCCGCGAAGAAAGAGGCCGAATTGGTTGAGCTGCGGGCGCTGGTCGCTCAACTCCGGCAAGAGAACACGGACAGCCACCAGCGATTGCTGGAAATCCGACAGGCCGTCGAGGTGCGTCAGACCGAGATGAATACCCTGAAGGCGGAGCGAGACCAATTGTTGGTCACGAAGCATGATCAGTCACTCACAGCTCTCAAGGAGGGGCTGATGGTGCTCACCAAACAACTCGACGACGTACGGCAGGACATCGGCCAGAAGGCTGCACGCACATCGGGGAAAGCACTTCGGCCGCCGGTGGAACGCACCACCGCATCGTCGCCACCAGTGGTGACGCCATCACCCGTCCAGGTGCGCCCCTCACACGTATACGAAGGTCCCTCTTCCACATCAGCCGTCTCGCTGGTGGCCATCCATGCCGCGCAGACCCCTTCGGACGTGCTTCGGATTCGCGTGCAACCAGGGGAGTCCTTGTCAGGTCTCGCGCGCCGCTACCGCACCACGGTGACGGCGATTGCGCAGCTCAATCAGTTGCACACCGATGTGATTGCCGTAGGCCAGGGGCTACTAATATCGTCCCCTAGTTCTTCACCGAGTGACCGGGAGCGTTAAACGATGCCGACACTGGTTCGACAGGCGACCCTGCTGGATGTCTTGGTTCGACGAGGTGTGCTGACAGCCGCCCAGGCTGATGAGGCGTCAGCTCAGGTGTCAGGCCCAGAACGGCAACTGCATGCGTCCTTAGTGGCTGATGGGCTTCTCACCGACGCGGAATTGGCTCAGGCGTTGGCCGAGCAGTGCGGAGTGCCCTACCACTCGCTTCACGAGTTCCGGGTGGACTTCGAATCGTTCCCCTCAATACCAGTCGACGTCATGCGGCAGTTCGAATGCGTACCCATTGGAGAGGAGGAGGGAGCATTCCTGTTGGCGCTGGCGGACCCCACTGATTTGCCGCGGCTTGATCAACTGGAACGAGCGCTTGGGCGGAGTTGTCGAATCCATGTGGCACCGCGTTCTGCCATCGCTGAGTCGCTTCGTGAGAGTACGCGGAATAGCCAGGTGGTTGCCAAAATTAAGGATGAATTCCGTCCGCTGTTGGTGCGTGAGAACGATGAAGGCGAAGAAGTCCTCTCCGTGGAGAAGGTGCAACGGGATCTGAGTCCGATTGTCCAACTGGTCGATACGATCATCCTCAACGCGCTGCAGAAACGAGCCAGTGATATCCATCTCGAGCCGGCAGATGGCGTCACGGAGATTAAGTATCGCATCGACGGCGTGTTGTACCTGGCCATGGAACCTTTGGATCTGCGCTTCCACAATCCGCTCGTCTCGCGCATCAAAGTCATGTCGGATCTCGACATTGCGGAGCGTCGGGTCCCACAAGATGGGCGGTTCAAGCTCCGCCTCGAGAAGCGCACCATCGATTTTCGTATCTCCGTCATCCCCAGCGCCTTCGGGGAATCGGTCGTTATTCGTATTCTCGCCAAGGAAGAATTTGCCGCGAAACGGAACGGCCTGCACCTCGACTCGCTGGGGCTGAAGAAAGACGATTTGGACCGGTTCCGCCGCGCCATCACGGCGTCCTATGGCATGGTGCTGGTCACCGGGCCGACGGGAAGCGGGAAGACGACGACGCTCTATGCCGCCCTGAACGAAGTGAACACGAAAGAGGACAAGATCATTACGATTGAAGATCCCGTCGAATATCAGCTGGCGGGCGTCGTGCAAATTCCCGTGAACGAGAAGAAGGGGCTCACCTTCGCAAAGGGATTGCGGTCGATTCTTCGTCACGACCCCGACAAGATCATGGTGGGGGAAATTCGTGATGCCGAGACGGCCCAGATTGCGATCCAATCGGCCCTGACCGGACACTTAGTCTTCTCAACCGTGCACGCCAACAATGCCTTTGATGTGATCGGCCGGTTCGTGAACATGGGGATCGAGCCCTATAACTTCGTCTCGTCTCTGAACTGCATCATGGCCCAACGGCTGGTCCGCACCATCTGTGAATCCTGTAAGGCCCCGCACACCGTGTCTCAAGCTCAGTGTGAACAACTGGGGTTTGATTACGAGCTCTTCAAGGACCGTCCCGTGTATGAAGGCAAAGGGTGCCTGGACTGTCATGGATTGGGGTATCGCGGGCGCCATGCCATTACAGAGTTTCTGCCGCTCACCGATCGGATTCGGGAGTTGATGTTAGATCGGCGGCCGCCGTCTGAGATCAGGCGCGCGGCGGTCGAACAGGGGATGACCGATTTGCGTCAAGCCGGCGTGGAGAAGGTACGACGAGGGGAGACCACCATGCGCGAAGTCAATCGGATGACATTTTTGGGATAGTCGTATGAGGCCCACACTCTTTCCTATCCATCGTCCCCGTGTCGGCATCAGCGTGTCTGCATCCGCACTGAGTCTGGTGGCTCTCCGCCGGCCGTGGTTCCGCAGGCCCATCGTGAAACAGGTCGTGGAGCGTTCGTTGCCCAGTGGCTTGCTGAAGGTCTCCGCAACTGAGCCGCACATCACCGATCTGGATGCCTTCGTGCAGGAGTTACGTGCCTTGACCGAGGGGCTCAGCGAGCGAACGGTCGCGCTGAGTGTGCCCAATCGCGCGATGCACATGGGGGTGTTTGCGTTTGATCGATTCCCTGACGCGCCCGAAGAACGAGCAGGTCTGATCAAGTGGCGGTTTCGCGAGGACCTCAACCTGACGATTGGCGACGCTCGGGTGATGCTGCGGGTCTTCCCCACCGGGACACGCACCCAGGTACTGGCCGTGGCGGTGCGTCAGACAATTCTGGATCAATATGAGGACGTCTGCGGCCGGGCTGGGCTCATCCCGGTCTCAATGGGATTTTCGCACCTTCAACTCATCGGTCTCTATCGTCGTCTGATGAAGGGCACTCGACGGCTGTGCGTGATGCACTGGACTGGGGACGAGTTCATGCTGCTGCTGTTCGATCAGGGGCAACCAGTGTTTCTTCGCACCAAATCAATGACCGGTGGGACGCAGGATCTTCGACGCGAACTGGTCGGAACCCTACAGTACATGGCAGATCAGGCGACGACTGTCCATGAAACGGGTGAGTCCTCGTTTCCCCTGTACCTGATCGGTGGTCAGTCGAACGCATTGATCACGCAGCTGCTCGGAGGGGAGGCAACGGTGACGGTGCCTGGCCTTCGGGGTGGATGGCAGCTCGAGGTCGTGCCATTGGGATGGGACAGTCTTCCGGCCCATCTCAACAACCAGACGGGATCGTTGAACGGACTCTCGGCGATGGCGACGGTGGTCGGATGATGAGAAATCCGGTGGGCCTAGTGTGGATTCCATTCCTGCGCTCGCCGAGTGCGGTCAGCCCCGTGCCTCACATCGCATTCTCGGTCACGCCGACTGCCATTACCATTCTGCGTGTCATGCAGTGGATGGCGGTCGTCCTGTGCTGTGCCTCATTGGCAGTTGCGTTCACGTGGTGGGACGACAGTGTGGTGATGGAGGAGACCGCAACCCATCTGGATAAGGCGGTGCAGCGGTTGAATCAGGCCAATACCAGCCGTGCAGAGCGCATGACCCGTGAGCGACTGACGTTGTCAGCGGATCAGATTGCGACCATCACGCGTGATGTGCGGTTTGTCAATCAGCTCGCCGAAAAGCGGGCGTTCTCATGGTCCCGTTTGTTGGCAGATTTGGAGACCACTATTCCTCCACATATGGCCCTTCGTACCGTTCAATTGAACTTTCAGGACTCGACGGTGGCGCTTCACGGATCGGCGGCGTCGCTGCAAGACATCCATACGTTCATGACTAATTTGGAACACCATGCGGCGTTCCGGCATGCGGCGTTGGCCAGTCATCGTCTTGAGCATCAGGAGAGTCAGCCGGCGGGAGGCTCGCAGGCGAGCATGGCGACGCCGGACACCGTGCATTCTGCGCGAGGCGTAGACTTTCAGTTGACCGTGGGGTACCGACCGTTATTGTAGGCTGAACACATGGCGAATCTGCTCAGACATAGACAGTTGCCAGTATGTAGCCGGTCGCTGCTCTTATCATGCGTACCGCTCATGAGTGTCACGGTATTGGCTTGTGTAATTGCCGCGACGAACTATTTTTACAAATTGAGTCCTGCGCAGGAACATCTTGCTCAGGCCGAAGCGGCCTATCAGACCACCTTGCGGGCGCAGGCCGCACTGCAGGCCACACGCAAGACACAGGAGGAGATGCGAACGATCAAGCTGAAACTCGACGAGGTCTGGCGGGGTCTTCCGACCGAGACGGAGTTTGCCTCACTGGCGCTCGCCATTTCTGAACTGGGACGCAGCGAGCGAGTGACCATTCCCGGAATGCAATATGCGGTCGAGCGATCGCCCGCCGATGGCATGCCAGTGAAGGCGTCGATCTCGTTTTCCGTGACCGGCGACTATGCGGCGGTCTATCGGTTCATCCACCGATTGGAATCCGCTGATTCCTATGTGGTCATCGAGAGTCTCAACGCGAGCCGAACCGCGAAAAGTGACAAGGGGAGTTCGTCTTCCGTGGTCTTTCATGTCACGGTCGCGACGTTCTTGCGGCCAAATCCACCGACGGGGAGTCTGTCATGAGAGTACCGGGCAAAAACGTGATGCTTGGGGGGCTGATGGGACTGTGGGCGACGGTGGCCGCGGTGCAGGTCAGCAGTCTGCCGGAGTTGAGTGAGGTGCCACTGACCTATACCTCTGGACAGTCTGTGGCGAAGGCGGCAGCATCACATGTCGCGAAGGATGCCCTGGAGCTACGTCCGATGCGGATTGTGGCGGCGCACTTGCCGTCGACGCCGACACGCAACATTTTCGAAGCAGCCGAGACACCGACATCCGAAAAGCGCCTCGTCAGGGCAGCGGTGAACAAGAAAGAGATGCCACCTCCGATCCCGGTGCCGGTGGTCGCGATGCCGGTGGTTCCGCCCGCGCCACCGATGCCCTCTCCGGAAGAAGTGGCCGAACAGGCCGCGCGACTGGCGCGGGAGCGCGCCCGGCAGCAACTGCGGGAAGTGATGGCGCAGTACCGCTATCTTGGGTACCTGACCGGGCGGGGTGAGCAACAGGCGTTTCTCGGCAAGGGCCAGGAGATCTATATCATTCATCTTGGAGATACGCTCGACGGTCAATTTCAGGTGGCCTCTATCACTCCCACGACCGTCAAGATCCTCGCGGCACACGCCGACGTCGAAACCACCATCCAGCTGAAGACCGACTCTTCGGTCGAACCTTCGTAATTTCTTCGCGTTCACGCACGCCGACGAACATCCGTTGCTCGGGCAGGCCTTGGTGGACCAGTCCCCGGGTGCACGGGATTCGCGCTAGGGCCGAACGGGCCTAGCACGCCGCCACTCGTCCCGAGCCGTTTTTGTACCCTCCAAAAACACGAATCTGTTCGCCAGAAGCCAGATGCCGTGCTAGTTAAGGCTACGTACGCCCGCTCCTCGCGTGCTTCCCGCACCACCTGCTGCTGTTCACCGCTCACAAAGGATCGTCGATGACCCACGCGCGTGTTCGAACCGGCATGCTGAGTCGCATCATCGGGGCGGGGGGCCTGGCCCTTCTGGGTGCCATCCTGCTCTCTGTCACCTCGGTCTTCGCACAATCCTCGACGGTCACGCTCGATGCTTATCTGCATGGGAGCGGGGGGACCGCCAATCCCCCGACCTTGACGGCGGACCTCATTCCACCGCTCAGCCTCACAGCCAAGACCAAGGACTCCGCCGGCCTCGCATTCAGTGGGGGCAATCCCTGGGTGACCATGGGTA
Proteins encoded in this region:
- a CDS encoding prepilin-type N-terminal cleavage/methylation domain-containing protein, whose product is MRSMVRDTPRHGNRGFTLVELMMVVTIVGILATLAIPSFQRSVIKAREGTLKYDLATMRDVLDQYRADKGTYPPALGELVQVGYLKRIPVDPFTHSDQTWQVMADEGESGGIADIHSGSPLVGPEGTPYNTW
- a CDS encoding LysM peptidoglycan-binding domain-containing protein produces the protein MKERAAALPISTVAVRSSDQRALPITHGRCMDRRSRIRTVAVTLMASGVMLVGCASQRQDRLASTDTREQVLAVAREREAELSMLRAEMAATRIAAAKKEAELVELRALVAQLRQENTDSHQRLLEIRQAVEVRQTEMNTLKAERDQLLVTKHDQSLTALKEGLMVLTKQLDDVRQDIGQKAARTSGKALRPPVERTTASSPPVVTPSPVQVRPSHVYEGPSSTSAVSLVAIHAAQTPSDVLRIRVQPGESLSGLARRYRTTVTAIAQLNQLHTDVIAVGQGLLISSPSSSPSDRER
- a CDS encoding pilus assembly protein PilB — protein: MPTLVRQATLLDVLVRRGVLTAAQADEASAQVSGPERQLHASLVADGLLTDAELAQALAEQCGVPYHSLHEFRVDFESFPSIPVDVMRQFECVPIGEEEGAFLLALADPTDLPRLDQLERALGRSCRIHVAPRSAIAESLRESTRNSQVVAKIKDEFRPLLVRENDEGEEVLSVEKVQRDLSPIVQLVDTIILNALQKRASDIHLEPADGVTEIKYRIDGVLYLAMEPLDLRFHNPLVSRIKVMSDLDIAERRVPQDGRFKLRLEKRTIDFRISVIPSAFGESVVIRILAKEEFAAKRNGLHLDSLGLKKDDLDRFRRAITASYGMVLVTGPTGSGKTTTLYAALNEVNTKEDKIITIEDPVEYQLAGVVQIPVNEKKGLTFAKGLRSILRHDPDKIMVGEIRDAETAQIAIQSALTGHLVFSTVHANNAFDVIGRFVNMGIEPYNFVSSLNCIMAQRLVRTICESCKAPHTVSQAQCEQLGFDYELFKDRPVYEGKGCLDCHGLGYRGRHAITEFLPLTDRIRELMLDRRPPSEIRRAAVEQGMTDLRQAGVEKVRRGETTMREVNRMTFLG
- a CDS encoding transposase, with the protein product MFPRRTAASTLVFLDPVIEEMPFPVQRVQTDRGREFFAMAAQQWLMDHCIKFRPNRPASPHLNGKVERSQKTNREEFWAVTDPRTPDVELRLAEWQHHYNWARPHGSLNEHKPIETFCAKQEATSVWDEVESKYDPTGERFQVIHYQTDLALRRHIEARF
- the pilO gene encoding type 4a pilus biogenesis protein PilO — its product is MANLLRHRQLPVCSRSLLLSCVPLMSVTVLACVIAATNYFYKLSPAQEHLAQAEAAYQTTLRAQAALQATRKTQEEMRTIKLKLDEVWRGLPTETEFASLALAISELGRSERVTIPGMQYAVERSPADGMPVKASISFSVTGDYAAVYRFIHRLESADSYVVIESLNASRTAKSDKGSSSSVVFHVTVATFLRPNPPTGSLS